CGCCCGTGCGGGCGGACTCGCCGTCTTCAAGGTGCCCGGAGGGCAGGCCGAGCTGTCCGTCCGCCCAGCCGGTGTTCTGACGCTCGCCGAGCAGGACGCGTCCGTGCTCGTCGCGCAGGATCAGGTGCAGATCTATACATGCCTGGTAGCGGCCCATGAGTGGCTCCTTGTCGATCGTGTCGGACTACTGCCTTGGTGGTGACGCAAGTCGCATTCTTCGCCGCGCCGCACCGGCTGGTCAGATTGCCGAGCCGGTCGTCACGTCGGCTTTCCAAAGGCGGCACACCGGTACGATGTCCGGGTCGACCGCACACGAGGCCGAGCCCATGACCAGTTCCTCGGCAGGGCAACCACCCATGCACGAGCCGCTGACCTTGCACGATCCACAGCTCGCCTTGGCGAGCACCTGAGTGAACAGATCTAATTCGTTGGCATCTTTGTTGAGCACCACCCGGCCATCGATCATGTTGGCGAAGTGCAGGTCGGTGTCGAACAGGAAGGAACACACATAGGCCCGCCCGTCCGGGAAGATCGAGATCCGGTCGAGGGTCCGGCCGACGCACCCCCGGTAACCGTCTGCTGCGTATCCGGCCATGCGCTCGCGGCGGGCATAGGTGGGCTGATACCAGATACGCGTCTTGTGACCTGAACCGACCCGCTCCAGTTGCTCGTAGAACTCGATCCATTCGGCGGGTTGGACGCCCCACTCGGCGGCACCATGCCCCGAGCCGATCACGGAGAAGACGTGGTACTTGACCAGCGACACGCCCAGTTCGTCGGCGATGTCCAGCAGGTTCAGGCAGTCACCGAGGTTGGCCTTGTTGACAGTGCAGATGATGCGGGTGTCGAAGCCGCGCCGGCACAGCTCGGCGACCGTGTCGAGGGCTTGGTCGAAGGTACCCGTGCCGCGTACCTGGTCGTGGCTTGCCGGGCT
The sequence above is a segment of the Solwaraspora sp. WMMD406 genome. Coding sequences within it:
- a CDS encoding radical SAM protein, coding for MTTVLPMPTLRRDRAAVTEAYGNARLPASAFDATPERVDKIPYGRFRNVYLYITEACQLRCEHCYMGDRLERALKMPYEAVMKTLTTWRQMGGSKLTILGGEPTLHPDYIPIIRNAKAIGYEHVITTSNGLGPAGKKFAQMQPDDFSYVQISLDGGSPASHDQVRGTGTFDQALDTVAELCRRGFDTRIICTVNKANLGDCLNLLDIADELGVSLVKYHVFSVIGSGHGAAEWGVQPAEWIEFYEQLERVGSGHKTRIWYQPTYARRERMAGYAADGYRGCVGRTLDRISIFPDGRAYVCSFLFDTDLHFANMIDGRVVLNKDANELDLFTQVLAKASCGSCKVSGSCMGGCPAEELVMGSASCAVDPDIVPVCRLWKADVTTGSAI